The genomic interval TCTGAAATAATTTAAAAAATCAACAAAAATGGATTTAATGGGAATGATGGGCAAACTTAAAGAAACCCAGCAAAAAATTGAGGATACTAAAAAGCGTCTAGATACTGTTTTAATTGATGAACAAAGCGCTGACGGATTATTAAAAGTTACTATTACAGCAAGCAGAAAAATAAAATCACTTTCTATTGATGATTCTTTACTAGAAGATAAAGAGCAACTAGAAGATTACCTGATTGTAACTTTAAACAAAGCAATTGAAAAAGCTACAAACGTAAACGAGAGAGAATTAGACGCTGTTGCAAGAATGGACATGCCATCTATTCCTGGAATGGATAATTTGTTTAAATAAAGGGACAAAGGTTCTGAGTTGCAAAGATTCAAAGGTTTTCTTTCTTTGCCACAAAAAAAAGAGGATGTTAAAAACATCCTCTTTTTTTTAACCTTTATTCCTTTGAACCTCTGCATCTTTGAACCTTCTCTCTAAAACTTCGAAAGTGTTTCTAGTACATATGTATGCATAACCTCTTTATAATCTAAATGCGTTACAATACGAAGTTTATTATGACCTAAAGAACTTATTAATATATTTTTCTGTTTTAATTTTTCAATCAATAGTTGGTCGCTGTAACCTTCTGCAAGAGAAAAAATTAAAATATTAGTTTCTACTGGTTCGATGGATGCTATCCAAGGTTTTGTGCTTAAGATTTTTGCAATTTCTTTTGCTCTGCGATGATCTTCTGCCAATCTTTCGATATTATGAGCTAAAGCATATAATCCTGCTGCTGCTAAATATCCTACTTGACGCATTCCTCCACCTAATATCTTCCTGATTCTCAACGCTCTGTAAATATCAGCTTTACTTCCAAGCAATACAGAACCAATTGGAGCGCCTAAACCTTTAGACAAACAAACCGAAATTGTATCGAAAATAGCACCAAATTCTCTAGGATTCTGTCTTTTAGCTACTAAGGCATTCCAAATTCTTGCGCCGTCCAAATGAAATTTCAAATTATTAGCGTCGCAAACCTTTTTTATTTCTTTTAAATCTTCTAATTCGTAACAAGCTCCACCGCCTTTATTGGTTGTATTTTCTACACAAACCAAACTCGTTAGCGGACTATGATAAAATTCTGGATCATTTATAGCAGCTTTAACTTGCGCAGCAGTTATCATTCCGCGATTTCCATCTAAAAGACAGCAAGAAACGCCGCTATTAAAAGAAACTCCTCCTCCTTCATAATGATAAACGTGAGCATATTTATCAGCAATTAATTGTTCTCCAGGCTGTGTATGAAGTTTAATTGCAGTCTGATTTGCCATAGTTCCAGACGGAAAAAAAAGCCCAGCTTCCATACCAAAAAACTCTGCTGTTCTGTTTTCCAATTCAATCACCGTTGGGTCCTGTTTGTATACATCATCGCCGACTTGGGCGTTAAACATATACTGCAGCATTTCATAAGTAGGCTTGGTTATGGTATCGCTGATTAAATTTATTTCCATATTCTAAAAACTATATCTTATTTTTGTATGCAAAATTACGTATTACTTATAGTTATTCTCAGCAAGATTTAGTAAAATTTAACTCGCTAGTTTCTCTAGACCAAATTAACGTAATAATTCTAAAAAAAATATAAAACCTATTAATTAATTTATGACAACAGCCGAACAAGTAAAAGGTATTGTGGAGCGCCTTGGTGCGTTGAGGAGGTATCTTTGACGTTGATGCCAAGCTAATCGAAATCGCAAACGAAGAAGAAAAAACTTTTGCACCCGATTTTTGGAATAATCCAAAAGATGCCGAAAACATTGTAAAAAATCTTCGAAACAAGAAAAAATGGATTGAAGATTATGATAAAGCCG from Flavobacterium sp. YJ01 carries:
- a CDS encoding YbaB/EbfC family nucleoid-associated protein, yielding MDLMGMMGKLKETQQKIEDTKKRLDTVLIDEQSADGLLKVTITASRKIKSLSIDDSLLEDKEQLEDYLIVTLNKAIEKATNVNERELDAVARMDMPSIPGMDNLFK
- a CDS encoding GntG family PLP-dependent aldolase — its product is MEINLISDTITKPTYEMLQYMFNAQVGDDVYKQDPTVIELENRTAEFFGMEAGLFFPSGTMANQTAIKLHTQPGEQLIADKYAHVYHYEGGGVSFNSGVSCCLLDGNRGMITAAQVKAAINDPEFYHSPLTSLVCVENTTNKGGGACYELEDLKEIKKVCDANNLKFHLDGARIWNALVAKRQNPREFGAIFDTISVCLSKGLGAPIGSVLLGSKADIYRALRIRKILGGGMRQVGYLAAAGLYALAHNIERLAEDHRRAKEIAKILSTKPWIASIEPVETNILIFSLAEGYSDQLLIEKLKQKNILISSLGHNKLRIVTHLDYKEVMHTYVLETLSKF